Proteins from one bacterium genomic window:
- a CDS encoding porin, with product MKGWRERLSLTGWVLVITFCLLGNATGIRAEQEAGEPEPLSLGMEALGKVGLGDAFSSLGLKLSGWIAQSYTFNPHRPEDRLNLFRVFDDRSNDYRMNQFSLILERPLGESKGFDWGFKVQAIYGSDSRFIHSSDLPEADSPFTKHTVQVDPTQFYTIFRLPIGEGLTVKMGKYVTTLGYEVIDAPANPLYSHSYLFGFAIPFTHTGLQLDYQVMEILNVYYGLVRGWDVITTDPNSSFSHMLGVGLKPSEEMNVLLNIITGPETQRENRYRTVVDLVASWQLSKHWSFALNADVGHEQLPDTEGTLWWGLAAYATYRWSPAWAATARVEYFRDDTQTRLSGAKDLTELTLGLEIHPFKDFKNLRFRPEIRWDHAVSNKPFDGGSKKDQLTLAGDVIFLF from the coding sequence ATGAAGGGGTGGCGAGAAAGACTCTCATTGACTGGGTGGGTTCTGGTAATCACGTTTTGTTTATTGGGAAACGCCACAGGTATCCGTGCAGAGCAGGAGGCCGGGGAACCCGAACCTTTGAGTCTGGGAATGGAAGCTCTAGGGAAAGTAGGCCTGGGAGATGCTTTCTCTTCTTTGGGACTAAAACTTTCAGGTTGGATTGCCCAGAGTTACACCTTCAATCCCCACAGGCCTGAGGATCGCTTGAATCTCTTTAGGGTGTTCGACGATAGGTCCAATGATTACCGGATGAACCAGTTTTCATTAATTTTGGAGAGGCCTTTAGGAGAGAGTAAGGGATTTGACTGGGGCTTCAAAGTTCAGGCCATTTACGGGTCTGACTCCAGATTCATTCACTCCTCAGACCTACCCGAGGCAGACAGTCCCTTTACGAAGCACACGGTCCAGGTAGATCCGACTCAGTTTTACACTATCTTTCGCCTGCCAATAGGAGAAGGCCTCACAGTCAAGATGGGCAAATATGTCACCACATTGGGCTATGAGGTCATAGATGCGCCGGCAAATCCCCTTTACTCCCACAGCTATCTTTTCGGCTTTGCCATACCTTTTACCCACACAGGGCTGCAGTTGGACTATCAAGTAATGGAAATCCTGAATGTCTACTATGGCCTGGTTCGGGGATGGGATGTAATAACCACCGATCCCAACAGCAGTTTCTCCCATATGTTGGGAGTAGGATTAAAGCCTTCAGAAGAGATGAACGTGCTGCTGAATATCATCACAGGCCCCGAGACCCAAAGGGAAAATCGTTATCGTACGGTGGTGGATCTGGTGGCCTCATGGCAGCTCTCCAAGCACTGGAGCTTTGCACTTAACGCGGATGTGGGCCACGAACAGCTCCCAGACACAGAAGGCACTTTGTGGTGGGGACTGGCGGCCTATGCAACCTACAGGTGGTCTCCAGCCTGGGCAGCCACGGCTCGAGTCGAATACTTCAGAGATGACACTCAGACCCGGCTGTCAGGAGCGAAAGATCTAACAGAACTGACCCTCGGCCTAGAAATCCATCCCTTCAAGGACTTCAAGAATCTACGATTTCGCCCGGAGATCAGATGGGATCACGCGGTTTCCAACAAGCCCTTTGACGGGGGCTCCAAAAAAGATCAGCTCACCTTGGCCGGAGACGTGATCTTCCTTTTCTAG